TACCATGATAGAAGCATATCTGAATATATAACCGTTACTGAACATTTTATGGTTTGTTTGGGTAATACAGATAAATTAATTGTCAGGCTTTAATTGGCTTTGCAGCTCGTTTCAGCCTCTTTTTAATGTTCGATTCTACCACGTAATGGTCAATGAGCGGCGCAAATACGTTTAAGAGAAGGATTGCAAGCATCATTCCTTCGGGATAAGCAGGATTTAGTACCCTGATAAGCACCGCCATCACCCCGATAAGGAATCCGTAAATAATTTTGCCTCTGGCTGTTTGTGCTGCTGTAACAGGATCGGTGGCCATAAAAACAGCTCCGAAAGCAAAGCCGCCCATTACCAAATGGTAATAAAACGGGACTTCCATATAAGCATTAACGGCCAGCAGGTTAAGTAAACCGCCCATAAAAACGCCTCCCAGCAAAACAGAAATCATAATGCGAAGACTACCTATGCCTGTAACAGCAAGAATTACTGCTCCTATTAAAATGGCCAGGGTAGAAGTTTCGCCAATTGAGCCCGGAATAAATCCCAGAAACATATCGCTGAAAGAATGTGAGAAGTTTACAACGCCTGTGCTAACGCCAGCAGCGGCTTCAGCTAATGGTGTTGCCCCTGAAAAAGCATCGGCCTTTTCGGCAATCCAGACTTTGTCGCCTGAGATTTGTGCCGGATAGGCAAAAAACAGAAAAGCTCTGGCGGTAAGTGCAGGATTTAGTATATTCATTCCAGTTCCACCAAACACTTCTTTGCCGATTACCACAGCAAAGGCAGTGGCAACTGCAACCATCCATAAAGGGATATCGGGTGGAACAACAAGCGGAATTAACATTCCGGAAACCAGAAATCCTTCGTTTACTTCATGATGCCTTATCTGAGCAAAAATAAATTCAATGCCCAGGCCAGTTACATATGAAACGATAATAATCGGTACGATTTTCGCGGCGCCAAATAATACTTTGGCCCAAAAATCAACCGTTTCTCCCTGTGAAAGAAAATGTTGATGACCGGCATTCCAGATTCCGAAAAGCAGAGCAGGAATCATGGCAATAACCACCACACTCATGGTTCGTTTCATATCTATACTGTCACGGATATGACTTCCTTTAAAGGTGGTTTTGTCAGGTACAAAAAGAAAGGTTTCGAAGGCATCAAATGTTGAGTGCAGCTTTTCGAACTTCCCGCCTTTCTGGAACTGAGGTTTGATTTTATCCAGGTAGCTTCTGAGCGCTTTCATTCAGTATTGTGTTATTTTTCGATTGAATTAGAATTTAATATTTTAATCTCAAAGAACCAGGCTGTTATCAGCTCATTTCTTTTCGCATCAATTCAAGTCCGTGACGAACGATTGACTGAATTTCGGTTTTCGAAGTGTCAATAAATTCGCATAAGGCAAAGTCTTCAGGTTCAATTTCGTAGATACCCAGATTTTCCATCAGATCGATATCTTCAGCCAAAATGGCTTTGATGAGCTGAAGCGGATAAATATCCATGGGTAATACTTTTTCAAACTGGCCTGTCATTACATAAGCCCTTACACCTCCATGCATGTTGGTGTCAAAGTTATACGCTTTGTTGGGGGTGAGCCATGAGAAAAATGAGCGTGAAAAGCTGAATTTATTTAAACCTGGTAAAGCCCATCCAATAAATTCATGGTAATCTCCTTCGGGAATAACTGTAAGCAGTGAGTCGTAAAATCCCAGATAGTTGTTGGGTTTTATCTGCGCTCCGCTTAATACATTTCCTGAAATGTAGCGAAGATTTCCTTCGGTGGTATTCCCTTCAACCAGTTTGGAAACGCAAGCGCCTCTTCTGGTTTTGAAGTATCCTGTTTTTTTGACTTCCGAGCCTGCAAGGGCAATGGTGATTTCAGAATTGTAAACCCCTTCCGTAAAAAGCCGTCCTATGGTAATTACATCCTGTACACCAGCAAACCAAACCAGTTCGCCTTTGTTAATCGGATCGATATGATGAATCTGGATGCCTGTGTTGCCGGCAGGATGTGGGCCACTAAAAGTGTTGATTTGCACATTGCGGCTGCTTAAAAATTCTTTGGCCGTAGTTTTATTGCTGACATTCAGATGTACTTTGCCGCTGGTAAGCTTAGCGAGTACGTCAAGTCCTGTTTGAAACGCATTGCCATTGCCATTCATGATAAAATCATAATCGGGCGCCAGCGGGGCTGTGTCAAAAGCTGAAACATGAATGGCCTTGGGTGAGCTTTCCGGATCGGCAATAATACCATATGGACGTTGCCTCACCAGGGGCCATAACCCGCTTTTAAGAAGTTTTTCGACAATGGCTTCACGGGTAAGATCTGATGGATTAGCTGTTCCAAACTTTTCTTGCTCATAAAGACCGTCGGATTCAATTCTGACTTCAAGCAGGACTCTTTTATCGCCTCTTTTGATTTCAGTTACTGTGCCACTGACCGGAGATGTAAATACAATGTTTTCCCTGTATTTATCAATAAATAGTGGCGTTCCTGCTTTCACTCTGTCGCCTTCTTTTACCTGCATTCTGGGAAAAACGCCGATAAAATCGGTGGGTTTGATAGCAAATTGTTGGGCGGTAACTTCCCTAAGGGTTTTTTCGGCCTCTCCTTTCAGCCTTATATTCAGTCCCTTATTAATTCTGATGGTTTTGGACATATTATTTTAAATTTCTGACACCTCTTTGTCTGCTGAATCTGAAATGCACAAACCGATATATTTATATTGGTACATGGGAATACATGGTATTCACCACTATATCAAGCCGCAAAAGTAAGGATTTTGTACCAAACGGTATGCACATAATTGCATCATTTTTGCAAATTTTAATCCTGATGAATCATTATTTCCCGACAAGGCAATGATCGCTTATTCTTTTCGTTCTTCCAGTCAAAAATGCTCAAATGCGGATAATTAAATGATTTATCCTTCGGAATGAATCATTTGTTATTTTTGTAACAAATCACCCCAATAACAAGCTTATGTTATCTATTGTTCATCAGTTCACAATAAGAATTTTAGTTTTTATTCTTGCTTTTCTGTTTATGACCGATGCTTTCGGGCAACAGGATGCGCAAAAGCGTAAACGGGTTAAGTCAGAAGTTGTTGATAAACAGGCCGAACGCAAGTCAGGCCAGGATAGTTATTTTGAATCGTCGTTTTTGCGATATTCTGATTATAATTATAAAGAGTCTGTTACCAGTGTTTTGTTTCATAGGTTGGGCTGGGAGCTTACTTCTCCTGTTATCGTTTATGGTACTGATGAAAAACTGTTTCTTTCATTTGATGATTTGGATGGCGACTATCAAATATGGCAGTATACTGTTATACATTGTGATGCTGACTGGAAGCCGACCGATATGTGGCCGAATGAGTATATTGAAGGGTTTACCGATGATTATATCCGTGACTATCAATTTTCATATAATACTTTACAGCCATTTACCAGCTATAGCCTTATAATTCCGAATGATCAGTTTAAGTTTACCTTGTCAGGAAATTATATTTTGAAAGTGTATCCCGAAGGGCAGCCTGATATGCCAATTTTAACCAGACGTTTTATGGTTGTTGAGCCTAAAGTATCAGTTAAGGCGCTGGTAAAGGCTGCCAGCACAATTAATGAGCGTTTTACTCATCAGGAAGTTCAGTTTTCAATTTTTACTGATGCCTATCCTATTAGCGAACCATTCAGAGATTTAAAGGTTGTTGTGCAGCAAAATAACCGTTGGGATAATGCTTTGCGAAATCTGAAACCCATGATGATCCGGGGGCATGAACTTGATTATCATTATACCGATGGGTCTAATATTTTTGAGGCTGGAAATGAATTTCGTTACTTTGATATAAAGAGTTTGAGATATAATTCAGAGAGAGTGAGAGCCGTTGAGAATCGTGCTGACGGATACCATGTTGAATTGTATCCTGATAAAGTCAGGGCCCAGGCACCTTATATTACATATGGTGATATTAACGGGCGAAGGCTTTTAAAAACTGAAGATGCCAATGATGCGACCAGAGAATCGGAATATGTCTGGGTCGATTTTTTTCTGCCTTATGCCGGGCCTTTGGTTAATGGCGGCATTTATATCATGGGAGCTCTGACTGACTGGCAGTTTAATGCCCCGGGTAATAGTCCGGCAAATGTGGAAGGTTACGGTAGAATGGAATATAATTACGCCCGGCAGGGTTATGAATCCACACTTTATCTGAAACAAGGGTATTATAATTATTTGTACGCTTTTCTGCCTGATGGAAAGGGCGTTGCAGAAACCGGGTTGATTGAAGGAAATCGTTTTGAAACTAAAAATTCTTATTCCATTTTTGTTTACTATCGTGAACCGGGCGCCAGATATGATAAACTGATAGCGGTTCAGGTGGTTGATAACTAATCATGGCTTAATGGATGGATTGTTTTTTGAGAAAAAGAAGAATTTTTCATCCCAATGCATGCGCCCTTTTTTCTGGCTTATATTGGCTGAAAATTTAGCCTGCAGATTCGCGTTGTGCTGGTGTTTCAATGGTCATTTAAAATTTGCATTTCCGGATGGATTTATTGGTTAGATTTGCAAATTGAAAAAGCAGCTGGTTTTTTGCTGGCTACTTTACGTAAATTATTCAATATAAATAAGATACATTTATTAAGTCTGTTATTTTGTTGGTTTTATCAATCAGAATCTTTAGCAAATTGTTTGATATATAATAGTTTCAGCTGAAGCAAATTGGTTAAAATAATTGAGAACAGGTGTTTAAGTTGAAACTTTAGTAACACTAAGGTTGTCTTATTTGGATTGAGTGAATTCTTTTTTTATTAAATCAATCAATATTTTAAGTCATGCTTGAATTGCAGGAATTTTCAACATCACGAAATTTTAATGTCAGAAAATATCTGGTATACCGTGCCTGGACAGACGCTGCGGAGCTGGAACAGTGGTGGGGGCCTAAAGCTTCAACATTGAAAGTTCTTAAACTGGAATTACGTCAGGGTGGATTGTTTCACTTTTGTATGAAAGCCTCTGATGGCAGCGAAAGTTGGGGGAAATTTGTTTTTAATGAAGTTATTCCCGGAGAAACACTTTCTTTTATTGCTTCATTTTCGGATGCTTCAGGCAATACCGTGCGAAATCCGGTGAACGATATCTGGCCACTTGAGGTGCTGAATACAGTTTTGTTCTCAGAAAGAGAAGGTAATACTGTGTTGAAAATTTCGGGGAAACCACTACATGCCACTGATGAAGAATGCATGGCTTTCTATAATGCTTCTGAATATCTGAAGGAAGAATTTGACAGTTCTTTTGAACGGCTTGAAGTTCTTTTATCCAAAACAGGGGTGTAATTTTTTCAACACCCGGTTCATCAAGTGTATTGTTCGTTTCTATAAGGGTTGTCAGGCCGGCGTTTTCATTCTGTCATCTAATTTTTGTGATAGTCTTGTGAACAGTTCAGGTATGGGTAACTGTTTTGCTTTGATTGAGAGGATACTTGAGAAAAAGCCTGTTTTACGAAGGCATTTCCGAAGCATTCACCAGCCTGCAAAATATCAGAAAGGCTGTTAAAATTTGCCATTATTTACATACCAATAGTGACTCAAATTGATTTTTCGCGTAAGTTTGACATCCCAAAAATCATCCGATTATCTGAATGGAAAACTTTATAGTATCAGCCCGAAAATATCGCCCTGCCGTATTTGCAACAGTAGTTGGCCAGTCATCAATTACCAACACGCTAAAGAATGCGATTCTTAATCAGCAAATAGCTCAGGCTTTTTTGTTTACAGGTCCCAGAGGAGTGGGAAAAACTACCTGTGCCCGCATTATGGCCAAAACCATCAACTGCCAGAATCTTACAGCAGAAGGGGAGGCTTGTGATCAGTGCCAGTCATGCAAATCGTTCAATAATTCTTCTTCGTTTAACATTTATGAGCTTGATGCTGCATCTAACAATTCGGTAGATGATATTCGCAATTTAGTCGACCAGGTTCGCATACCACCTCAGATGGGTAAGTATAAAGTGTATATCATCGATGAGGTTCATATGCTTTCTTCCCAGGCTTTCAACGCTTTTTTAAAAACGCTTGAAGAGCCTCCGGCGTATGCCAAATTTATTCTGGCAACGACTGAAAAGCATAAGATTATGGCAACCATTCTCTCGCGTTGTCAGATTTTTGATTTCAGGAGAATCAGCATAGAGGATATTGCGCATCATCTTGCTTTTGTGGCCCAGAGTGAACATATTGAAGCCGAGCCTGATGCTTTGCATGTTATTGCACAGAAAGCAGATGGTGCCCTGCGCGATGCCCTGTCTATGTTTGACCAGCTGGTGAGTTATGCAGGTAACAGGCTTACGTATAAGCAAGTAATTGAGAATCTGAATGTTCTTGACCATGATTATTATTTCAGGGTAACCGGCTCTATTCTTGCCGGAGATATCAGTAATACTCTTTTAACGCTGAATGAAATTATTGATAATGGGTTTGAAGGTCAACATTTTATTACCGGCCTGTCGCAGCATTTGCGCGATTTGTTGATTTGCCAGGATAAGGATACGTTAAAATTGCTTGATACAAGCGCAAATATTAAAAATCAGTATTTGCAACAAGCCGCCATTTGCAACCAGCGTCTGCTGCTGAAAGCGCTCGATATTTGCAATGAGTGTGATATCAATTACCGGTTAAGCAACAATAAACGATTACATCTTGAAATTACCATGATGCAATTGTGTATGCTTGTTCAGCCTGATTCCAATGCGCCGATTGTTGCTGTTGCCCAAGCTCCGCAAAGCCGGCCAGAGCCCGCAGTAACTAAGCCGGCACCGACAGTGGCATCGCCACCACCCGTTGTTGCTGAATCTAAACCGGTTGAACCCGTGGTGCAAAAAACGTTAGCTCCGGCAGCAGCCAGCCCATCACAACCGCAGCCATCGCATCGGCAAGAGCCGGCGACTCCCCCCAAACCTGAACCTGAAAAGAAACCTGTTGCCAGCACTCAGCCGGCTGGAGTTAAACCGAGTTATACAGGCATGAATATAGCCAGCCTGATGAATCCTGGTTTGAAAAACATGGTGCAGGAATCAGGTAAAGAACAGGAAACCACAGAAGATGAACTACCTGAACAGCACGAGGAATTTACACAGGCCGATTTGGAATCAGTATGGAAAGAAATGGCTCAGAGTGTTGCCCGTGATTTGCCTAATTTACTTAACACTCTTTTATGCCGGGAGCCCATGCTGCACGACGAATTAAGAGTGGTGATTACTGTAGATAACAAAATTCAGGAGGATGAAATATTTAACAACCGCCCTGAAATTACAAGGTATCTTCGGGTAAAACTTAAAAATACAGGCATATCAGTTGAGTCGGTAATTTCAGATAAACCAGTGGAAAGCCGCAGGCCATATACTGACACTGATAAGTTTGATGCCATGGCTCGTGTGGTTCCTGAAATCAAAAAAATGAAAGATCAGTTGAACCTTGATATTGAAATGTAAATGAATGCAGCCTGTTTAACTTGTCTATTGTGAATTTTAGCAAATAGTTACAATGACAAACCGGGGTGCAAAGCTTTAGAGTTTCAATGTTGAGGAACTGCTTTTCTGTTTTTGGAAGACTGTATGATTAGAAAACAGGTAATCTGAAAAGGATATTTGAGAATACGAT
The nucleotide sequence above comes from Lentimicrobiaceae bacterium. Encoded proteins:
- a CDS encoding NADH:ubiquinone reductase (Na(+)-transporting) subunit B, which translates into the protein MKALRSYLDKIKPQFQKGGKFEKLHSTFDAFETFLFVPDKTTFKGSHIRDSIDMKRTMSVVVIAMIPALLFGIWNAGHQHFLSQGETVDFWAKVLFGAAKIVPIIIVSYVTGLGIEFIFAQIRHHEVNEGFLVSGMLIPLVVPPDIPLWMVAVATAFAVVIGKEVFGGTGMNILNPALTARAFLFFAYPAQISGDKVWIAEKADAFSGATPLAEAAAGVSTGVVNFSHSFSDMFLGFIPGSIGETSTLAILIGAVILAVTGIGSLRIMISVLLGGVFMGGLLNLLAVNAYMEVPFYYHLVMGGFAFGAVFMATDPVTAAQTARGKIIYGFLIGVMAVLIRVLNPAYPEGMMLAILLLNVFAPLIDHYVVESNIKKRLKRAAKPIKA
- a CDS encoding Na(+)-translocating NADH-quinone reductase subunit A → MSKTIRINKGLNIRLKGEAEKTLREVTAQQFAIKPTDFIGVFPRMQVKEGDRVKAGTPLFIDKYRENIVFTSPVSGTVTEIKRGDKRVLLEVRIESDGLYEQEKFGTANPSDLTREAIVEKLLKSGLWPLVRQRPYGIIADPESSPKAIHVSAFDTAPLAPDYDFIMNGNGNAFQTGLDVLAKLTSGKVHLNVSNKTTAKEFLSSRNVQINTFSGPHPAGNTGIQIHHIDPINKGELVWFAGVQDVITIGRLFTEGVYNSEITIALAGSEVKKTGYFKTRRGACVSKLVEGNTTEGNLRYISGNVLSGAQIKPNNYLGFYDSLLTVIPEGDYHEFIGWALPGLNKFSFSRSFFSWLTPNKAYNFDTNMHGGVRAYVMTGQFEKVLPMDIYPLQLIKAILAEDIDLMENLGIYEIEPEDFALCEFIDTSKTEIQSIVRHGLELMRKEMS
- a CDS encoding DUF5103 domain-containing protein, whose translation is MLSIVHQFTIRILVFILAFLFMTDAFGQQDAQKRKRVKSEVVDKQAERKSGQDSYFESSFLRYSDYNYKESVTSVLFHRLGWELTSPVIVYGTDEKLFLSFDDLDGDYQIWQYTVIHCDADWKPTDMWPNEYIEGFTDDYIRDYQFSYNTLQPFTSYSLIIPNDQFKFTLSGNYILKVYPEGQPDMPILTRRFMVVEPKVSVKALVKAASTINERFTHQEVQFSIFTDAYPISEPFRDLKVVVQQNNRWDNALRNLKPMMIRGHELDYHYTDGSNIFEAGNEFRYFDIKSLRYNSERVRAVENRADGYHVELYPDKVRAQAPYITYGDINGRRLLKTEDANDATRESEYVWVDFFLPYAGPLVNGGIYIMGALTDWQFNAPGNSPANVEGYGRMEYNYARQGYESTLYLKQGYYNYLYAFLPDGKGVAETGLIEGNRFETKNSYSIFVYYREPGARYDKLIAVQVVDN
- a CDS encoding SRPBCC domain-containing protein; this translates as MLELQEFSTSRNFNVRKYLVYRAWTDAAELEQWWGPKASTLKVLKLELRQGGLFHFCMKASDGSESWGKFVFNEVIPGETLSFIASFSDASGNTVRNPVNDIWPLEVLNTVLFSEREGNTVLKISGKPLHATDEECMAFYNASEYLKEEFDSSFERLEVLLSKTGV
- a CDS encoding DNA polymerase III subunit gamma/tau; translation: MENFIVSARKYRPAVFATVVGQSSITNTLKNAILNQQIAQAFLFTGPRGVGKTTCARIMAKTINCQNLTAEGEACDQCQSCKSFNNSSSFNIYELDAASNNSVDDIRNLVDQVRIPPQMGKYKVYIIDEVHMLSSQAFNAFLKTLEEPPAYAKFILATTEKHKIMATILSRCQIFDFRRISIEDIAHHLAFVAQSEHIEAEPDALHVIAQKADGALRDALSMFDQLVSYAGNRLTYKQVIENLNVLDHDYYFRVTGSILAGDISNTLLTLNEIIDNGFEGQHFITGLSQHLRDLLICQDKDTLKLLDTSANIKNQYLQQAAICNQRLLLKALDICNECDINYRLSNNKRLHLEITMMQLCMLVQPDSNAPIVAVAQAPQSRPEPAVTKPAPTVASPPPVVAESKPVEPVVQKTLAPAAASPSQPQPSHRQEPATPPKPEPEKKPVASTQPAGVKPSYTGMNIASLMNPGLKNMVQESGKEQETTEDELPEQHEEFTQADLESVWKEMAQSVARDLPNLLNTLLCREPMLHDELRVVITVDNKIQEDEIFNNRPEITRYLRVKLKNTGISVESVISDKPVESRRPYTDTDKFDAMARVVPEIKKMKDQLNLDIEM